The nucleotide sequence CCTGCACACACGTTTTGCATGTACATGCTAGCACACACAGTTgcatgcacatgcgcacacagtTGCATGCACATGcgcatacagatacagatacgatacatatatgtgcatgtatagacACAGATCCATCCTCCCATCCACAacccaatccatccatccatcctccatccatccatccatacatacatacatacatacctacaacattacatacatacattacatacatacattacatacatacattacatacatccatccatccatccatccatacatccatacatacatatgtgtattacatttgaaattaaacatttatatattccaATATTGTTATGAATACACGCATATTATAACTGTCAAGTAATTAGtggatctattttattatatgtaaacacagtgtCTAAACGTTAACAATGggtcttatatatattgtatgtgggtgcacattattcatatattgaaACAAGATTACACGATTATCGCCATACTCGCAAGCAGTCAATCAGTCTTGGTTTGCgtgcgtatatttatacataataatgtcAGCCATATGTGTGAAAACACATTTCTATTGGTGCATGTTGACATGTAGATATTTTTAGACCCTGCCACTCATAGGGACTGAGTTTGTTTTGTCAAAGATCTCTCTTTTTTGAGCTTTTGTGGCTCCTAAAGGAGCCGATATTGTTGAAAAGAGGTAATACGAAAAGTATTTACTTCTTCTCAGTCTTCTTGGGGAGGAGCACAGCCTGGATATTAGGCAGGACACCACCCTGGGCGATGGTCACGCCAGAGAGGAGCTTGTTGAGCTCTTCGTCGTTACGGATGGCCAGCTGCAAATGACGGGGGATGATACGGGTCTTCTTGTTGTCACGGGCAGCATTACCTGCCAATTCTAGTACTTCAGCAGCCAGGTATTCCATGACGGCAGCGAGATACACAGGGGCTCCAGCTCCCACCCTCTCGGCATAGTTACCCTTACGCAGAAGGCGGTGAATCCTACCTACGGGAAACTGAAGGCCGGCCCTGCTTGAGCGGGACTTTGACTTGCCCTTTACCTTACCACCCTTACCACGGCCAGACATGATGATGTTAGAGTATGACTTTGCTCAAAAGATTCAAAAATCATATTTTGAAAACGAAAAGCTTGACTTTTATAGGTGGCTCCTAATGAACCGGTCCGATTGGACTGTGTGGCAACGCGGGGGTTTCCCGGGTTGGGCCAATA is from Penaeus monodon isolate SGIC_2016 unplaced genomic scaffold, NSTDA_Pmon_1 PmonScaffold_6607, whole genome shotgun sequence and encodes:
- the LOC119571504 gene encoding histone H2A; translated protein: MSGRGKGGKVKGKSKSRSSRAGLQFPVGRIHRLLRKGNYAERVGAGAPVYLAAVMEYLAAEVLELAGNAARDNKKTRIIPRHLQLAIRNDEELNKLLSGVTIAQGGVLPNIQAVLLPKKTEKK